TGGAAGAGTATCCGGTAATCGCCCTGCCGAATCCTATATTTCTCTTCCCCTGAAAGTTTCTTCGCCTGAGGTGGTCGAGGGTCTCCGGCGAGAGACCTAATTTTCTCCACGATCCGATCTCGATCCTTGCCCGGAATCTTTTCAAGTTCCTTGGCGGCCGACCGCTTGATCTGAATTCTATAACCGACCATCGGACTTCAATCCCTTGAGAAATGTTTCGAAGTCAAGCACGGGTACAGATTCACGCTCCCTGAA
This genomic window from Verrucomicrobiota bacterium contains:
- a CDS encoding type II toxin-antitoxin system RelE/ParE family toxin — protein: MVGYRIQIKRSAAKELEKIPGKDRDRIVEKIRSLAGDPRPPQAKKLSGEEKYRIRQGDYRILFQIHEDVVTVVVVKIGHRRGCV